GCGACTAAAAGCGTAAAACCGACAAAAGAAATGATTGCTAAAAAATCCATATAGTTTGGTTGTTATTTTTTGATTAACTGAATAATACCACAAGAAGGTACGCTTATTTCAACAATTACAGCATTTATAGTTAATGCTGCTTTAGAGACTTCATTGCCCATACAATCAAAAACGATATATTCATACATACCTAAGTTTGTAGTTGCTTTCAAGGCAATATTTGTACTCATTTTTCCATTATGCAAATGAATGTGCTCATAAGAATTTGAAATAGTTGTAATTAAATTATCATAAACTCCTATAATGATACTTTTATCTTTAGTGACTTTTTGAGTAGTGTAATTACCTAAAGGATTAGAGGGGGTAAACTCTCCATTCATTAACACATCGGCATTTCTATTCCAGTATGCAGTATAAAACGCAATCATTTTTCTATGTGCAACAGATACTTTAGAAATAAACATTGAAAGTTGCGGTACTCCAAAAAGAGTATTTATCAATTGCAAAGCTGCAACCTCAACAGGTTCTTTATCATGCCAAGTAACCATATCTGAATGTACCGCAGTGTTCCCTGCTAACAGTCTAATATCTGCAATACGGATTCTATTCATGGTAGCATCTCCTGGACAATCAAAAGCGCGAAGCATGTTCCCAAATTTACGCATCGCAGGACCAACATATTTTTGTCTAAATTCTATGAAAATATCTGGATTTATCGCTTGTAAATTGTGCATAACATCGGTCATCAATTTATCTACAGCATCATTAATAGATGCAAAATCTCGACCATTACCTAAACCTAGAGGTGTACTTTCATACAAACGAAAATCATCAATAAAATCTAACTTCAATCCATCAAGATTCCACTCTTTAACTGCATTAGCATAAATGGTAATTAAATACTCCCTTACTTCTGGGTATCTTGGATCAAATACAGGAGCCCACCTATGATCTTCGGTCAAAAATTTACCTTTAAATCTTTTGAAAGCTTCTGATTTTGGACCACAAAAAGGAACGGAATACCACAAAGCTGCTTTCAGCCCTGTTGCCTGAATTTTTGCAATATATTCTGCCATATTAGGAATACGGTCTGGTCTCCAATCTCCGGTATAATCATACCCTCTATTCGTATCGAAAGTCTGCCAACCATCATCAATAATTATTGCCTTATATCCCAAATCACTAGCTAACTTGCATTCTTCTAAAAGTAATTCTAAATCTAAATTTTGATGAAATTGATACCACGTAGAATATAGTGGCATTTTTGCAATTGCCGGTACCGATGCTGGCTTTAGATTTTCAAAAGTTTCCCACCAAGCTGAAACCTGCTTTATAGCCTCTGAAAAAAGTGTATTTCTGGTATCTATTCTAACCTGAGCTTTAAAACTTTCTAAGGCTTGTTCTTCTTCTGAAAAGAAGGTTATATGGCAATAAAAATAATTATCCTCTTCTCTAATACGCGCATTCATTTGCAACTTATTGATTGCATTTGAACAGGCAAAAGTGATGATATTTTCATCCTTATGACCAAATAAGCTAATTACTGGAGCATCAATTGAGATTCTAGATTCCATATGATCTAACTCCCAATCTGCCTGTATCCTCTTAGCAAAATCTGTAGTAGGTTTCCAAACCCCTTTTACATTTATTCCAGGAATTTTCCATTTGAGCGTAATTGGTTTTGGAAAATGTTTTTCACCACACTTTACCTCAAACTCATAAATATCTAATCCTTTTTCTGAACTAATTTTCTGGACGGAAGAAGACACCATTGCATCATCTCCAATTATTTCCATAGCTTCTATAGCAGCTTCAATACTATCAACATTCATTTTATATACTTTATCTATTTTGTGAAAACACTTTCATTTCATTATTATATTGGGTAGCTATAATAAAAGCTTTCCCTTTTATATCTATCAATTTTATTACATGATTAGATTGCTCTGGGACATAAAACCCTGAATCCTTACTTGGTACTACTTCAAAAAAATCATCCTTACCTTTTAAAAAGATTCCTGTTAGCGCATCTTGATTACCAAAATGTGTTTCTGCTGTTTTATCATTACCAACCAGAAGCATATCTAATTTGCCATCTTCATCAAAATCATCAACTAAAATATCTTTTATAGGAGCTACTTGACATGTAGCAGGAAGTGGTCTTAATTTAAATTTACCATTACCTAAATTTTCTACATAACTACTTTCAAAAATTGATGCCTGTACAGTTTCTGAAGCCAGCTTTTTTATCTGAAGTAACTCTTGAAAACTTGTACTCGCAAAAGATTCATACGTTGAGTAGTCATTTTTCAAGACGGATAATTGCTTCATTATATCATCTCTTGTTTGCAATGGCAACAGAACCTCTCCCTTATCCGTAGTAAAATATTTTGCCAGAATAGGATCTAAACTACCATTATGATCAAAATCTTTAGTATACAAATAGACAGGCTTAGCTTGTGTTGGCCTCATAAAACTATTTGTACCTTGATTACCTATAACAAAATCAATATCGCCATCCTTATCAAAATCTGCAGCCTTTATTTTGTTCCACCAACCAGAGGTATTCATTGGCTGGTCATTTTCATCAAGCCAAGTAATTTTCATGGGCTGTAGAGTTCCTCTATTATTTTTAAAAACAGTAATTTCCATGAACTCCCCTACTACAATTAAATCTTGCCAGGTATCATTATCAATATCTTGCCAAATTGCGCTGGTTACCATTCCTAAGTGAGAAAATATTGTTTTAAACGCCCCCTTAAAAACACCACTTTCATTAATTAAAAAAGAACTGATTGGTACCGACGGATATTCTTTTGGTGTAAGTCTAGCCCCTATAAAAACATCTACATCACCATCTTTATCAAAATCTGTTGCCGCTATTGCCCCAGTACTTTGTATAATTTCGGGGAGCTTACCTTCTGCTTTCTCAAAAAATCCTTTTCCATTATTCAAGTATAATCTATCTTTATAACTACGAGATTCTTTGGTATGTCTATTACCTCCACTACCCACATATAAATCTAAATCGCCATCTGCATCGGCATCAATAAAAACTGCCTGACTATTATCAAAATTGCTTTCTAAATATTGAGCTACTTTATACACGCCGGCTTCATCCTGGAACCAAATGCTGCTAGGCACACCATTAGTTCCTCCAACAAACAACTCATCACCCATGTGATTATCAATATTAGCTGCAACCACACAAGGACTTTTTGGTGTATACTGCTTTACCATTAAATGCTGTACTAAGTATTCATTTAACGGAAGAACTTTTTGATTATATTTTAGTAAGCTTGTATCCATACTAAATAAAAAATCTCTTTTCTTATTAAAAACGGAATGCTCAGAAGCGTCTTCCTGCTTTAAGGACAATACCTGATTAGCTGCAATTTTATAATGCATACTATTTTTACCGTTTGGCCACTGAATTTTTAGAGAATCTACAACAGTATCTTTAATTCCGAAATGCACTATGGGTTCTACAGATGATAAATACCCACGAATAACAGATTGGTAATGACTTTGTGTAGTACCATTTTGATAAAGGGTAACTTTTGCACCAATTGCCTTTGAATTATGTGTGCCTCCTTTAAGGAGTATTCTAAGGTAATTGTTATTGTTTTTTTGTCTAGAACGATTTTCTAAAATAAATGCTTTTTCATTATTATTATTGACAATCAAATCTAAATCTCCATCATTATCTAGATCTGCATATGCAGCGCCATTGGAGAAAGATTCTTTGTTTTGAATCCATGTATTAGATACATCATTGAAATTTGTATCATCATCTTGTTCGTAAATAAAATTGGGTAAATGAATCCCAGGTAGTTTAGCAACAGCCTCTTTTAATCTTTTACTTTTTGCTTCTGGTGTACCAAAAATTCCGTTTTGATTGGAGTAGTTTATAAAATCTAAATCTGTAATATCTTTTACATACCCATTTGTAATGTAAATATCTTTATCTCCATCATTATCAAAATCTACCATTAACGGCGCCCAGCTCCAATCTGTGCTAGCAATTCCTTTCTGAAA
This genomic stretch from Cellulophaga algicola DSM 14237 harbors:
- a CDS encoding glycoside hydrolase family 36 protein; translation: MNVDSIEAAIEAMEIIGDDAMVSSSVQKISSEKGLDIYEFEVKCGEKHFPKPITLKWKIPGINVKGVWKPTTDFAKRIQADWELDHMESRISIDAPVISLFGHKDENIITFACSNAINKLQMNARIREEDNYFYCHITFFSEEEQALESFKAQVRIDTRNTLFSEAIKQVSAWWETFENLKPASVPAIAKMPLYSTWYQFHQNLDLELLLEECKLASDLGYKAIIIDDGWQTFDTNRGYDYTGDWRPDRIPNMAEYIAKIQATGLKAALWYSVPFCGPKSEAFKRFKGKFLTEDHRWAPVFDPRYPEVREYLITIYANAVKEWNLDGLKLDFIDDFRLYESTPLGLGNGRDFASINDAVDKLMTDVMHNLQAINPDIFIEFRQKYVGPAMRKFGNMLRAFDCPGDATMNRIRIADIRLLAGNTAVHSDMVTWHDKEPVEVAALQLINTLFGVPQLSMFISKVSVAHRKMIAFYTAYWNRNADVLMNGEFTPSNPLGNYTTQKVTKDKSIIIGVYDNLITTISNSYEHIHLHNGKMSTNIALKATTNLGMYEYIVFDCMGNEVSKAALTINAVIVEISVPSCGIIQLIKK
- a CDS encoding VCBS repeat-containing protein gives rise to the protein MFKYSTLIILLSLLFTGCVTNNEDFLFVHVSENTSNINFENTITENNEINIIDFQYCYNGGGVGIGDFNNDGLQDIVFTGNQVSSKIYLNNGKLTFTDISEKANFFTNTWVTGVSIVDINSDGWDDIYLSVGGANCTDNCQNLLFVNQGLTKNGVPKFIEEAKAYGLDDANYAQQAVFFDYDLDGDLDVYIVHNGNTTHDKNTPMPKRYLPNHLSDYLLKNETIQGVNHPVYINVSDRLNMNSKGFGLGVAINDFNGDNLPDIYVSNDFITDDILYINRASHTNENPTFIESSKAYLSHETYNAMGVDVADINNDTLPDILVLDMLPKAYKRQKMMLGSMNYDKFLLSQRNEYTPQYMHNTLQLSNGFLADKPLKSSELGFQKGIASTDWSWAPLMVDFDNDGDKDIYITNGYVKDITDLDFINYSNQNGIFGTPEAKSKRLKEAVAKLPGIHLPNFIYEQDDDTNFNDVSNTWIQNKESFSNGAAYADLDNDGDLDLIVNNNNEKAFILENRSRQKNNNNYLRILLKGGTHNSKAIGAKVTLYQNGTTQSHYQSVIRGYLSSVEPIVHFGIKDTVVDSLKIQWPNGKNSMHYKIAANQVLSLKQEDASEHSVFNKKRDFLFSMDTSLLKYNQKVLPLNEYLVQHLMVKQYTPKSPCVVAANIDNHMGDELFVGGTNGVPSSIWFQDEAGVYKVAQYLESNFDNSQAVFIDADADGDLDLYVGSGGNRHTKESRSYKDRLYLNNGKGFFEKAEGKLPEIIQSTGAIAATDFDKDGDVDVFIGARLTPKEYPSVPISSFLINESGVFKGAFKTIFSHLGMVTSAIWQDIDNDTWQDLIVVGEFMEITVFKNNRGTLQPMKITWLDENDQPMNTSGWWNKIKAADFDKDGDIDFVIGNQGTNSFMRPTQAKPVYLYTKDFDHNGSLDPILAKYFTTDKGEVLLPLQTRDDIMKQLSVLKNDYSTYESFASTSFQELLQIKKLASETVQASIFESSYVENLGNGKFKLRPLPATCQVAPIKDILVDDFDEDGKLDMLLVGNDKTAETHFGNQDALTGIFLKGKDDFFEVVPSKDSGFYVPEQSNHVIKLIDIKGKAFIIATQYNNEMKVFSQNR